The following coding sequences are from one Thermofilaceae archaeon window:
- a CDS encoding carboxypeptidase-like regulatory domain-containing protein, with protein MRIIACLLLPLLAAVAVSAQPKLFVVEARALRLSGTEVKYYLLEFSDAPTLTLQVHPDAKEVVVRVDSSTPYKPYAVFFDGTRVTACYEDGVTLIEDFVWVNFTRLGWRPRTITVRFNYSEPKPHAYALSERGERVWGHLVEALCSDANVLEGLAGLKVTVLSKRLLSIQTSMGVVSLWDVVVLQTGGELDSLLEIVRRASVEVRVRTLYYSTAKPAQQPLYFYVNLPAACVERFNASLRARDIVGRAFPDNPALYAPQEATILGTCSVTVSNPGPFDYFIAGVYIPAGSKREVSIAPNGTLSADAYRGGVKVYTLTIYGLPGLLELPSYAYNVNVFVVDSGGRPASNVTVIVSGTSNSIRVTCRLLNGVCSFQDIPPGAYIISAYVGEKEVGRTSLILERGDQVVNLRADLTDFDVVVLYPTGERMLGYVVLLQAYGLRYEARELQGRAAFNDVPSGLYNYWVVKDGVVVASGVLKVEPQRVSYAIIANVSKVHLKVVDFLGRPLPHVNVQVKGSVSVEGCTDERGVVTLDLPLGWYDVEVGAIGLRKRVNVRSGGEYFVLYADAPLHYIVTVVLVIVIASLALKVARGGREAEVEVYDLENN; from the coding sequence GTGAGGATTATCGCGTGTCTCCTGTTACCGCTGCTAGCAGCCGTTGCTGTCAGCGCACAGCCCAAGCTGTTCGTGGTTGAAGCTAGGGCACTGAGGTTGAGTGGTACAGAAGTGAAGTACTATCTCTTGGAGTTCAGCGACGCGCCAACGCTTACCCTGCAAGTGCACCCCGATGCTAAGGAGGTTGTCGTGAGGGTCGATTCAAGCACCCCCTACAAGCCCTATGCGGTCTTCTTCGACGGGACCCGCGTCACAGCCTGCTACGAGGATGGCGTTACCCTGATAGAGGATTTCGTGTGGGTCAACTTCACTCGGTTAGGGTGGAGGCCGCGAACGATAACTGTGAGGTTCAACTACAGCGAGCCAAAGCCTCACGCTTACGCTCTAAGCGAGCGTGGTGAAAGAGTATGGGGGCACTTAGTAGAGGCGCTCTGCAGCGACGCTAATGTATTGGAGGGTCTGGCCGGCTTAAAGGTTACAGTGCTATCGAAAAGGCTTCTGAGCATTCAAACATCGATGGGCGTAGTTTCGCTATGGGATGTCGTGGTGCTTCAAACCGGTGGCGAGCTCGACTCCCTACTCGAGATCGTCCGTAGAGCTTCCGTAGAAGTACGCGTGAGAACCCTCTACTACTCAACGGCTAAGCCGGCACAGCAACCGCTCTACTTCTACGTCAATTTACCGGCGGCCTGTGTCGAGCGTTTTAACGCCTCTCTCCGGGCTAGAGATATCGTGGGAAGAGCGTTCCCGGATAATCCAGCCCTGTACGCTCCACAGGAAGCTACGATTTTGGGTACGTGTAGTGTAACAGTGTCGAACCCAGGGCCCTTCGACTACTTTATCGCTGGTGTGTACATACCTGCGGGTTCCAAGCGTGAAGTTTCAATAGCGCCGAACGGCACATTGAGCGCGGACGCGTACAGGGGTGGGGTAAAAGTGTACACGCTCACCATTTACGGCCTTCCCGGCCTGCTGGAGTTACCTTCTTACGCCTACAACGTTAATGTGTTCGTAGTCGATAGCGGGGGGAGACCGGCGAGCAACGTTACGGTTATCGTATCGGGAACGAGCAACTCCATCCGGGTAACCTGCCGGCTATTAAATGGCGTGTGCTCCTTCCAGGATATCCCTCCTGGCGCTTACATCATCTCAGCTTACGTGGGGGAGAAGGAGGTTGGGAGAACATCGTTGATTCTAGAGAGGGGCGATCAAGTTGTTAACCTAAGAGCGGACCTCACCGATTTCGATGTGGTCGTTCTCTATCCGACGGGGGAAAGGATGCTGGGGTATGTCGTTCTGCTGCAGGCTTACGGTTTAAGGTACGAGGCTAGGGAGCTTCAGGGGCGGGCTGCATTCAATGATGTTCCCTCGGGCCTATACAACTACTGGGTGGTCAAGGATGGGGTTGTCGTGGCCTCCGGGGTTCTGAAAGTTGAGCCTCAGCGAGTGAGTTACGCGATTATTGCTAACGTGAGCAAGGTTCACTTAAAGGTTGTAGATTTCCTCGGTAGACCTCTTCCCCATGTCAACGTGCAAGTCAAGGGCAGTGTTTCAGTTGAGGGGTGCACAGATGAAAGGGGCGTAGTGACTCTCGATTTGCCCCTCGGCTGGTACGATGTCGAAGTGGGAGCAATTGGGTTGCGTAAGCGCGTAAACGTGAGGAGCGGCGGAGAGTATTTCGTCTTATACGCCGACGCCCCCTTGCACTACATTGTCACAGTAGTTCTAGTCATAGTAATTGCTAGTCTCGCGTTGAAAGTCGCTCGAGGCGGAAGAGAAGCTGAAGTAGAGGTTTACGATCTAGAAAATAACTGA
- a CDS encoding ERCC4 domain-containing protein, protein MIIVDYRERGSGVPEALIKLGSPLEFKSLDVGDYLVSSDVCIERKSSNDLVSSIIDKRLFEQVRRLKRAYGKPVLIVEGGLAETLRFRRVSYPQVYGALAAVMSMGVTVLSTTSYLETARVIYCLYTLSAGTKGRVSEQLPLKSVKRDGSSIEVVQLNMVASIPGIDRELAERILQHFRTPRRFFKATPSELRRIKGLGHARIAKIIEVLDTLHPHAEKCAG, encoded by the coding sequence ATGATAATCGTCGATTACAGGGAAAGGGGTAGCGGAGTTCCCGAAGCGCTGATAAAGCTGGGCTCCCCGCTAGAGTTCAAGAGCTTAGACGTCGGCGACTACTTGGTTAGCAGCGATGTATGCATTGAGAGGAAAAGCAGCAACGATCTCGTATCCTCAATCATTGATAAGAGATTGTTCGAACAGGTGCGCCGGCTTAAAAGGGCCTATGGAAAACCTGTACTGATAGTGGAGGGGGGGCTCGCTGAAACGTTGAGGTTTCGCAGAGTTAGTTACCCACAGGTTTACGGCGCGCTAGCAGCTGTGATGAGCATGGGGGTAACCGTGCTCTCCACCACTAGCTACCTCGAAACAGCTCGCGTGATCTACTGCCTTTATACGCTCTCGGCAGGCACCAAAGGTCGCGTAAGCGAGCAGCTCCCACTGAAAAGCGTCAAGAGGGACGGCAGCAGCATAGAGGTCGTACAGCTTAACATGGTAGCTTCAATACCCGGCATCGATAGGGAGCTAGCAGAGAGAATCCTTCAGCACTTTAGGACCCCACGCCGATTCTTCAAGGCCACTCCTTCAGAGTTGAGGAGAATTAAAGGGCTAGGCCATGCCCGTATAGCGAAAATAATCGAAGTCCTCGACACTCTGCATCCTCACGCCGAAAAATGCGCGGGATAA
- a CDS encoding DEAD/DEAH box helicase, with the protein MNYYELDIEAALETVVEWGAEPEKSASALLELLAHLDPALTAKQQDFVKQRAEQLIGQDNAATLVEWGMRGALIILPKTVGEDLVIRLQSELSVDYYRQVMSANGIELVPTKLQLVKNLSGRVVKVPYFAVPIAARFLEKSNLQVVEKINWPLTPSLSPTPRFTLYSFQEEALNAWRRAGRRGTIVMPTGAGKTFVALAAIAELKVPTLVCVTTVELAKQWVRRVYECLGLRAGILAGGEKRIEPLTVATYHSAVKALPEIYGRFGFIVFDEGHHVPARTFKEIALRAKARYVIVLSATPERSDKNEALIYKMCGEPVYSTSYYELVVRGLLAPLKVEVIPVQLDAEETARYMEASGADTDYRRVTELIRIASCAKAKLEALKTIVRSEKGKILVFCQYVEQALKAYEAVREVEPRTALITGSTPKGERLRSFESFKNGSLRVLVATSVLDEGIDVPDADVAIILSGTGQVRQMVQRVGRVLRWTPGKVAKVYEIISSGTIEEALSRSRSIFKAMNRAEVEAALEVATAAYERMSDAISKFASADRAEKERVLEEVRGLYVKLAAELAAKRSLLRFQ; encoded by the coding sequence GTGAACTACTACGAGCTGGACATAGAAGCGGCTTTAGAAACTGTTGTAGAGTGGGGGGCGGAACCCGAGAAATCTGCGAGCGCTCTACTCGAGTTGCTAGCGCACCTGGATCCTGCGCTGACCGCGAAGCAACAGGACTTTGTGAAGCAGCGAGCTGAGCAGCTGATAGGGCAGGACAACGCGGCCACGCTCGTAGAGTGGGGGATGAGAGGGGCTCTTATCATCCTGCCCAAGACTGTAGGCGAAGATTTGGTCATCAGGTTGCAATCAGAATTGTCTGTTGATTACTACCGTCAGGTGATGAGCGCAAACGGAATTGAACTGGTGCCTACGAAGCTTCAGCTGGTCAAGAATCTTTCGGGACGTGTAGTGAAAGTTCCCTACTTTGCAGTTCCAATTGCCGCAAGATTCCTGGAGAAGTCCAATCTTCAAGTCGTAGAGAAGATAAACTGGCCCCTAACCCCTTCTCTCTCACCAACCCCCCGCTTCACGTTGTATTCGTTTCAAGAGGAGGCGCTTAACGCGTGGAGACGGGCGGGTCGCCGCGGCACTATAGTCATGCCGACCGGTGCTGGCAAAACTTTTGTGGCTCTCGCAGCAATCGCCGAGCTGAAGGTTCCCACCCTTGTTTGCGTCACTACTGTGGAGCTCGCAAAGCAGTGGGTAAGGCGCGTTTACGAGTGTCTAGGCTTGAGGGCGGGCATTCTAGCGGGCGGCGAAAAGAGGATCGAGCCTCTCACAGTCGCTACTTACCACAGCGCTGTCAAAGCTCTCCCCGAAATATACGGCAGGTTTGGCTTTATCGTGTTCGATGAGGGGCATCATGTTCCAGCGCGCACGTTCAAGGAGATAGCTCTGCGAGCTAAGGCCAGATACGTGATTGTACTGTCAGCGACCCCGGAGAGGTCCGACAAGAATGAGGCGCTTATCTACAAAATGTGCGGCGAACCCGTGTACTCGACGTCATACTACGAGTTGGTTGTCAGGGGTTTACTCGCCCCTCTCAAGGTAGAGGTCATCCCCGTCCAGCTTGACGCTGAGGAGACTGCAAGGTACATGGAGGCTAGCGGAGCGGACACGGACTACAGGCGTGTAACGGAACTGATACGGATAGCTTCGTGTGCAAAGGCGAAGCTAGAAGCTCTAAAGACGATAGTCCGCTCTGAAAAGGGGAAAATCCTAGTGTTTTGCCAGTACGTTGAACAGGCTTTGAAGGCTTACGAAGCCGTGCGAGAGGTCGAGCCTCGAACAGCACTGATAACTGGCTCAACACCGAAGGGGGAGCGATTGAGGTCGTTTGAGAGCTTTAAAAACGGCAGTCTAAGGGTCCTTGTAGCTACCTCCGTATTGGATGAAGGGATCGACGTGCCCGATGCAGACGTGGCCATCATACTCTCGGGTACAGGGCAGGTAAGGCAGATGGTTCAGCGGGTCGGTAGGGTTCTCCGATGGACTCCCGGTAAAGTGGCAAAGGTTTACGAGATCATCTCTTCAGGAACGATCGAGGAGGCTCTATCCCGATCGAGATCCATATTCAAGGCGATGAACCGTGCTGAGGTGGAAGCTGCGCTAGAGGTGGCGACAGCTGCCTACGAGCGGATGAGTGATGCGATATCGAAGTTCGCCTCGGCTGATCGCGCAGAGAAAGAAAGGGTGCTTGAGGAGGTGAGAGGTCTCTACGTCAAGCTTGCTGCTGAACTCGCTGCGAAGAGATCCCTTCTACGATTTCAGTAG
- a CDS encoding methyltransferase — protein MRGIKSDVYEPAEDTFFLARGVDCLTPCTALAAEIGCGKGFVTEALATYAVEVVATDVDYASAQATWQRAKSRRLDHAIHVICCDRLEAVRVGEVFDFVAFNPPYLPEEGDSRWSGGPTGIEVPLAFARSALMRLKRLGVIVFLLSSLSNWRSALEVLKSAGNIVSLIGAMHVGLFEELLLVLCARRVTRVDDAHP, from the coding sequence ATGCGCGGGATAAAGAGCGACGTTTACGAGCCAGCGGAGGATACCTTCTTCTTAGCTAGGGGAGTTGATTGCTTGACCCCCTGCACAGCCTTGGCAGCCGAGATAGGCTGCGGTAAAGGTTTTGTCACGGAGGCTTTAGCAACCTACGCCGTTGAAGTCGTCGCCACAGACGTGGATTACGCCTCCGCCCAGGCCACTTGGCAACGTGCTAAAAGCAGAAGGCTAGATCACGCAATTCACGTTATCTGCTGCGATCGTTTAGAAGCCGTGCGGGTAGGCGAAGTGTTCGACTTCGTCGCGTTTAACCCGCCATACCTCCCAGAGGAGGGGGACAGTCGATGGTCAGGCGGCCCTACGGGCATAGAAGTCCCGCTGGCGTTCGCTAGATCAGCCTTGATGCGTCTCAAAAGGCTAGGTGTGATAGTGTTTCTCCTTTCTAGCCTGTCAAACTGGAGAAGCGCTCTTGAGGTGTTAAAATCGGCGGGTAACATCGTAAGTTTAATAGGGGCGATGCATGTTGGCCTCTTCGAGGAGCTACTCCTTGTCTTGTGTGCGAGACGGGTGACCCGTGTAGATGATGCCCACCCTTAG
- the proS gene encoding proline--tRNA ligase, translating into MKKEEDFSEWFSQVLSKADLIDLRYGVQGFIVHKPWAMRIIRQIYRMFEEELEKTGHEPVLFPLVIPEEYFEKEKEHVEGFKPEVFWVTEAGEEKLERRLALRPTSETAFYSMYALWIQSWRDLPLKLYQSVSVYRYEKATRPFIRGREFLWIETHCAFATREEALKQIREDMENTRRVLWEKLAIPFLFLRRPQWDKFAGAEDTYAADTVMPDGRVLQISSTHDLGQRFAKAFGITFMREDGSRDYVWQTCYGPGIWRIVAALIAIHGDEKGLILPFDVAPVQIVIIPIYYGEEREAVLQKCKRIEEVLRESGYRVHIDLRERTPGWKFNDWELRGVPVRVEVGRREVEEGYVTVFRRDLRARTKVPDAELLSVIPKIARDMLENLKKRAEEFFKSRIAKASDRSEVIEAIKAGKIVYMPFCGREECAEDMRLNADGAKVRGTEIDHHDGDYGVCAWCGMPARQMVYVARAY; encoded by the coding sequence GTGAAAAAGGAGGAAGATTTTAGCGAGTGGTTCTCGCAGGTACTCTCTAAGGCGGACCTCATAGATCTGAGGTACGGGGTGCAGGGGTTTATCGTTCATAAGCCATGGGCGATGAGGATCATTAGGCAGATCTACAGGATGTTCGAGGAGGAGCTTGAGAAGACGGGGCACGAGCCCGTCCTCTTCCCCCTCGTGATACCCGAGGAGTACTTTGAGAAGGAGAAAGAGCACGTCGAGGGTTTCAAGCCTGAAGTATTCTGGGTCACGGAGGCCGGGGAGGAGAAGCTAGAGCGTCGCCTGGCGTTGAGGCCGACGTCCGAGACCGCCTTCTACTCGATGTACGCGCTTTGGATTCAAAGCTGGAGGGATCTCCCCCTCAAGCTCTACCAGAGCGTATCGGTTTACCGGTATGAGAAGGCTACCAGACCCTTCATCAGAGGGCGAGAGTTTCTCTGGATCGAGACTCACTGTGCCTTTGCAACGAGGGAGGAAGCGCTGAAGCAGATACGGGAGGATATGGAAAACACTAGGAGGGTTTTGTGGGAGAAGCTAGCGATCCCCTTCCTCTTCCTAAGACGCCCCCAGTGGGACAAGTTCGCCGGAGCTGAGGACACGTATGCCGCTGACACGGTAATGCCCGACGGCAGAGTCCTACAGATCTCCTCAACGCATGATCTAGGTCAACGCTTCGCAAAAGCGTTCGGGATAACGTTCATGAGAGAGGACGGCAGCCGGGATTACGTTTGGCAAACCTGCTATGGTCCAGGCATCTGGAGGATTGTGGCGGCTCTCATAGCCATCCATGGAGATGAGAAAGGGTTGATCCTACCGTTCGACGTGGCACCCGTGCAAATTGTGATAATCCCGATATACTATGGGGAGGAGAGGGAAGCCGTGCTGCAGAAGTGCAAGCGGATCGAGGAAGTATTGAGGGAATCAGGCTACAGGGTGCATATAGACTTAAGAGAGAGGACGCCTGGGTGGAAGTTTAACGACTGGGAGCTACGCGGCGTACCTGTAAGGGTTGAAGTGGGGCGAAGGGAGGTTGAAGAAGGCTATGTCACGGTCTTCCGCAGGGATTTGAGAGCTAGAACGAAGGTCCCGGACGCAGAGCTTCTTAGCGTTATCCCCAAGATCGCCAGGGACATGCTAGAGAATTTAAAGAAGCGGGCTGAGGAGTTTTTCAAGTCTAGAATAGCAAAAGCCAGTGATAGAAGTGAAGTTATCGAAGCAATCAAGGCGGGAAAGATTGTGTACATGCCCTTCTGCGGTAGGGAAGAGTGCGCGGAGGACATGCGCCTCAATGCTGATGGTGCTAAGGTCAGGGGCACAGAGATCGACCATCACGATGGCGATTACGGAGTTTGCGCGTGGTGCGGGATGCCGGCTAGACAGATGGTTTATGTAGCCAGGGCCTACTGA
- a CDS encoding AAA family ATPase has translation MGGIFIDREKLSSRHVPGRLPHRDYQLSILRKFIFDVLESDATTLRTVMLVGPTGTGKTSSIILLHRSLMAEGREHAFVHVNMRIEGETPFQLFSAMYEKLTGMPASRSIGGQELLKEVTNVLRRSGLPAILAFDEIEFHARSSLRSVLYALVRLNEVTSKLVPMAIVFVARGLDWLKLLEPAERSSLGNLIVRYPPYSREQLFDILSFRASEAFASGVIGDDVLKWLADYTYTYMSGDVRRALDTLLYAGVLAEQEGAGKVTLRHVLDALRNVEAFIAPADIGSLTVREKLLLYAALQLVKARPYARLSELWEEYTALAESYGLDAGSLESFEDMVQRLIDLGALMAEGPARVAPTPSLNLEVLKEALRDIERGLAITGRI, from the coding sequence ATGGGCGGCATATTCATTGATAGGGAGAAGCTATCGAGCAGGCATGTGCCTGGGAGGCTGCCCCACCGCGACTACCAGCTAAGTATTCTGAGGAAGTTCATCTTTGACGTGCTGGAGAGTGATGCTACAACCCTTCGTACGGTTATGCTTGTGGGTCCAACTGGCACCGGGAAGACGTCGAGTATAATCCTTCTGCATCGATCCCTCATGGCCGAAGGGCGGGAGCACGCGTTCGTGCACGTGAACATGAGGATCGAGGGGGAAACGCCTTTTCAGCTATTCTCCGCCATGTACGAGAAGCTAACAGGTATGCCTGCCTCTAGGAGCATCGGTGGACAAGAACTGCTGAAGGAGGTCACAAACGTGCTTAGGAGGAGCGGACTCCCCGCTATATTGGCTTTCGACGAGATAGAGTTCCACGCGAGAAGCTCGCTTCGCAGCGTGCTTTATGCACTGGTCAGACTTAACGAGGTGACCTCCAAGCTGGTACCAATGGCCATCGTATTCGTGGCGCGCGGGCTCGACTGGTTGAAACTGCTAGAACCTGCTGAGCGCAGTTCGCTAGGAAACCTGATTGTCAGGTATCCACCTTACTCGCGTGAACAGCTTTTCGACATCCTGTCTTTCAGGGCTTCAGAGGCTTTCGCGAGCGGCGTTATTGGAGACGACGTACTCAAGTGGTTAGCCGACTACACTTATACCTACATGTCGGGTGATGTCAGGAGGGCTCTCGACACGCTTCTTTATGCAGGCGTGCTCGCTGAGCAGGAGGGGGCCGGCAAAGTTACTTTAAGGCACGTGCTCGACGCTCTGCGCAACGTGGAAGCTTTCATAGCTCCGGCCGATATCGGGTCATTGACGGTCCGCGAGAAACTGCTACTTTATGCTGCACTGCAGCTCGTTAAGGCTAGGCCCTACGCCCGCCTCAGCGAGCTGTGGGAAGAGTACACAGCGCTCGCGGAGAGCTACGGCTTGGATGCTGGAAGCCTCGAGAGTTTTGAAGATATGGTGCAACGCTTAATCGATCTGGGTGCTCTCATGGCCGAAGGCCCAGCGCGAGTTGCACCAACCCCCTCTCTCAACTTGGAGGTGCTAAAGGAAGCGTTGAGGGATATTGAACGAGGGCTTGCGATAACCGGGCGGATCTAA
- a CDS encoding phosphate uptake regulator PhoU encodes MTRVYRRLVKVGNSLYVSIPRGWIESRRLAPGSVLAIEVVEEGLLLKPVEKVFPDVRVKQIVGGSGRDIIKAYLEGYEVIEIEQPSDKLLKKMDNLLNLLVGLEVVEEGPDRLVLQCFISEGYDVKGVLSRMDAISRSMYVDAAAALEAGDEETLKLVRARDDRLDRLYFLTVRLIRSTIRSPEASDQERLFMVDARLFAKLLEEIGDEAERMTYLQPSEGLLDTAKIIAKYQKRSVEAFLNRSMRPEATNALEDLNIMFSDAPAFRSLLKIAKLVWDLTELI; translated from the coding sequence ATGACTAGGGTTTACAGGAGGCTGGTGAAGGTGGGTAATAGCTTGTACGTGTCCATACCTAGGGGTTGGATTGAGAGTAGGAGGTTGGCTCCGGGCAGCGTGTTAGCAATAGAGGTTGTTGAGGAGGGGCTTCTTCTGAAGCCCGTTGAGAAGGTTTTTCCCGATGTAAGGGTAAAGCAGATAGTTGGTGGCAGTGGACGGGATATCATCAAGGCTTACCTGGAAGGTTATGAGGTCATAGAGATTGAGCAACCTAGTGATAAGTTATTGAAAAAAATGGATAATCTTTTAAATCTACTGGTTGGCTTAGAAGTTGTTGAAGAGGGGCCCGATCGGCTTGTGCTACAGTGTTTCATCAGTGAAGGGTACGACGTTAAGGGGGTTCTTTCTCGAATGGATGCAATCTCCAGAAGCATGTACGTCGATGCGGCGGCAGCGCTGGAAGCAGGGGACGAAGAGACCCTAAAGCTCGTTCGTGCGCGCGACGATAGGCTAGATCGGCTCTACTTTCTCACAGTGCGATTAATCAGAAGCACGATTCGATCCCCTGAAGCAAGCGACCAAGAAAGGCTATTCATGGTTGATGCACGCCTTTTTGCTAAACTTCTCGAAGAAATTGGGGATGAAGCCGAGAGGATGACTTACTTACAGCCTAGTGAAGGTTTACTCGATACAGCGAAAATCATAGCAAAGTATCAGAAAAGGAGTGTTGAAGCATTTTTAAATAGAAGTATGCGGCCTGAAGCAACAAATGCACTAGAAGATTTAAACATCATGTTCAGTGACGCTCCAGCATTCAGATCATTGCTTAAAATAGCTAAACTGGTTTGGGATCTGACCGAACTCATTTAA